A stretch of Aedes aegypti strain LVP_AGWG chromosome 2, AaegL5.0 Primary Assembly, whole genome shotgun sequence DNA encodes these proteins:
- the LOC5568116 gene encoding vitellogenic carboxypeptidase-like has product MEKMSSNRCYALLLTFALFSVVSASFINPYAQFMKRGVYSSEPRIKGNNGEPLFITPYLEAGKIKEAQTAARVSHSRIVGFESYTGFFTVDKRYNSNLFFWYFPAKNNSANAPVLLWLQGGPGASSLFGLFEENGPFFISKNLKAVPRQYSWHIDHNLIYIDNPVGTGFSFTDNEDGYARNQTQVGENLYEALIQFFQLFPELQKNPFYASGESYAGKYVPAIGYTIHKKNPTAKIKINLQGMAIGNGYSDPVNQLDYGNYLYQLGLIDVNAKQRFDHDEAAAAECVKKNDYQCAFHFMDELLNGDDEGASFFKNISGFNTYYNYLHTAEDPKDEFYLIGFLKLSETRKAIHVGDLPFHDLDGENKVFKYLKHDILDSVAPWIVELLSNYRMMIYNGQLDIICAYPMMVNYLKNLPFDGADQYRNAQRNIFYVDDEIAGYYKLVNNLLEVLIRDAGHMVPRDQPKWAYVMINTFTTRSSFVPDD; this is encoded by the coding sequence ATGGAAAAGATGTCGTCCAACCGGTGCTATGCACTGCTCTTGACCTTTGCTTTGTTCTCCGTAGTCAGTGCCTCGTTCATCAACCCCTATGCACAGTTCATGAAACGTGGAGTGTATTCTTCAGAGCCTCGCATCAAGGGGAACAACGGGGAACCTTTGTTCATCACACCGTACTTGGAAGCTGGAAAGATTAAGGAAGCCCAAACCGCAGCTCGAGTTAGCCATAGTCGTATCGTAGGCTTTGAAAGCTACACTGGATTCTTCACCGTTGACAAACGATACAACTCAAATCTGTTCTTCTGGTACTTCCCTGCGAAGAACAATTCCGCCAATGCACCGGTATTACTCTGGCTTCAAGGTGGACCAGGGGCCTCTTCTCTCTTTGGGCTATTTGAAGAAAACGGACCGTTCTTCATCTCCAAAAATCTGAAAGCCGTTCCACGACAATACTCCTGGCACATCGATCACAACCTGATCTACATTGATAACCCCGTTGGTACTGGGTTCAGCTTCACTGATAACGAAGACGGATATGCACGGAATCAAACCCAAGTAGGAGAGAATTTGTACGAGGCATTGATTCAATTCTTCCAGCTGTTCCCCGAGCTGCAGAAGAATCCATTTTATGCGAGTGGGGAGTCTTATGCTGGAAAATATGTACCAGCCATTGGTTATACTATCCATAAGAAGAATCCAACAGCAAAGATCAAGATCAATTTGCAGGGCATGGCAATTGGTAACGGGTACAGTGACCCCGTGAATCAACTCGACTACGGAAATTACCTGTATCAGCTGGGCCTGATTGATGTCAATGCTAAGCAAAGATTTGATCACGATGAAGCTGCTGCGGCAGAATGTGTCAAGAAAAACGATTATCAGTGTGCTTTCCATTTCATGGATGAGTTGTTGAATGGCGACGATGAAGGAGCATCCTTCTTTAAGAACATCTCCGGGTTCAACACCTACTATAATTATCTGCACACAGCGGAGGATCCAAAGGACGAGTTCTATCTCATAGGATTTTTAAAGCTATCGGAAACTAGAAAAGCAATTCATGTGGGCGACCTTCCGTTCCACGATCTGGACGGTGAAAATAAGGTTTTCAAATACTTGAAGCATGACATTCTGGACTCGGTTGCTCCGTGGATCGTAGAGCTTCTGTCGAACTACCGAATGATGATCTACAACGGTCAGCTGGATATCATCTGCGCCTACCCGATGATGGTGAACTATTTGAAAAACTTGCCTTTTGATGGTGCGGATCAGTATCGGAATGCTCAACGTAACATATTTTACGTGGACGACGAAATCGCCGGGTACTACAAATTGGTGAACAACTTGTTAGAGGTGTTGATTCGGGATGCAGGCCATATGGTTCCACGGGATCAACCCAAGTGGGCGTACGTTATGATCAACACGTTTACGACAAGATCAAGCTTTGTACCAGATGATTAA
- the LOC5568117 gene encoding vitellogenic carboxypeptidase → MVKFHLLVLIAFTCYTCSDATLWNPYKKLMRGSASPRRPGESGEPLFLTPLLQDGKIEEARNKARVNHPMLSSVESYSGFMTVDAKHNSNLFFWYVPAKNNREQAPILVWLQGGPGASSLFGMFEENGPFHIHRNNSVKQREYSWHQNHHMIYIDNPVGTGFSFTDSDEGYSTNEEHVGENLMKFIQQFFVLFPNLLKHPFYISGESYGGKFVPAFGYAIHNSQSQPKINLQGLAIGDGYTDPLNQLNYGEYLYELGLIDLNGRKKFDEDTAAAIACAERKDMKCANRLIQGLFDGLDGQESYFKKVTGFSSYYNFIKGDEESKQDSVLMEFLSNPEVRKGIHVGELPFHDSDGHNKVAEMLSEDTLDTVAPWVSKLLSHYRVLFYNGQLDIICAYPMTVNFLMKMPFDGDSEYKRANREIYRVDGEIAGYKKRAGRLQEVLIRNAGHMVPRDQPKWAFDMITSFTHKNYL, encoded by the coding sequence ATGGTGAAATTCCATTTACTAGTGCTGATTGCGTTCACCTGCTATACATGCAGCGACGCAACCTTATGGAATCCGTACAAGAAGCTAATGCGAGGATCGGCGTCTCCTCGTCGTCCAGGTGAAAGTGGTGAACCTTTGTTCCTGACTCCACTGTTGCAGGATGGCAAAATTGAAGAGGCTCGCAACAAAGCCCGCGTCAACCATCCCATGTTGAGCTCAGTGGAAAGCTACTCCGGTTTTATGACCGTTGATGCCAAGCACAACTCCAATTTGTTCTTCTGGTATGTTCCAGCGAAGAACAACCGCGAACAAGCGCCCATTCTTGTTTGGCTGCAAGGAGGTCCAGGTGCGTCATCGCTGTTTGGAATGTTCGAAGAGAATGGACCGTTCCATATTCACAGGAACAACTCAGTGAAGCAACGTGAATATTCCTGGCATCAGAACCATCACATGATCTACATCGATAATCCAGTTGGAACGGGATTCAGTTTCACCGATAGCGATGAAGGTTACTCCACCAACGAAGAACACGTGGGTGAAAATCTGATGAAATTCATTCAACAATTCTTCGTGCTGTTCCCCAATCTGTTGAAGCATCCATTCTACATCTCCGGTGAATCTTATGGTGGAAAGTTTGTTCCTGCCTTCGGTTATGCCATCCACAACTCCCAAAGCCAACCTAAAATCAATCTGCAAGGATTGGCCATTGGTGATGGCTACACTGATCCGCTGAACCAACTTAACTACGGAGAATACCTGTATGAGCTGGGCCTGATCGATTTGAACGGAAGAAAGAAGTTCGACGAGGATACGGCTGCTGCCATCGCCTGTGCCGAACGTAAGGACATGAAGTGCGCCAACCGCCTTATCCAAGGTCTGTTCGATGGACTCGATGGACAGGAATCGTACTTCAAGAAGGTCACCGGATTCTCGTCCTACTACAACTTCATCAAGGGAGACGAGGAGAGCAAACAGGATAGtgtcctgatggaattcctcagCAACCCGGAGGTACGTAAGGGCATCCACGTTGGTGAGCTGCCATTCCACGATTCCGACGGTCACAACAAGGTCGCGGAAATGCTGTCTGAAGACACTCTGGACACCGTGGCTCCATGGGTCAGCAAGCTGCTTTCGCACTACCGCGTGCTGTTCTACAACGGTCAGTTGGACATCATCTGCGCCTACCCGATGACGGTCAACTTCCTGATGAAGATGCCTTTCGATGGCGATAGCGAGTACAAGCGGGCCAATCGTGAGATCTACCGCGTGGATGGCGAAATCGCCGGGTACAAGAAGCGGGCTGGTCGTCTGCAGGAGGTGCTGATCAGAAACGCCGGACACATGGTTCCGCGGGACCAGCCGAAGTGGGCTTTCGACATGATCACCTCGTTCACTCACAAAAACTACTTGTGA